One window of the Allosaccharopolyspora coralli genome contains the following:
- a CDS encoding Nramp family divalent metal transporter, whose translation MSTDVTSAQDAPRPTWRARVRQIGPGIMAAATGVGAGDLVATMVAGSRYGYALFWAVILGTVFKLALGEAVGRWHLGSNRTMLSGWRTIGRWIMAYFGLYIVVWGFIYGATAMSASALPLNALFPVLGVEYWGILCGLAGFGIVWFGRYGVLEKIMTALVGVMFVTVVGTAILVGPNFAALGAGMVPTLPDGSVAYVLGLMGGVGGTITMAAYGYWTFAKGWRAPSWIPFMRTDNAVGYITTGIFVIAMLVVGSEMLRGQALVEGDTGLLMLGDGLAADYGEWARIPFLVGFFSVAFSSVIGVWNGVSLLFADWWRTWNLPKDAPPESAGDYDQKAGQASTSYRVYLLWLTFPPMFLLFLGKPFQLTIVYGVLGALFMPFLAGTLLYLLNSKTLMPAAHRSRWLSNTLLVLCLALFVYVAGTEIVDAVSGD comes from the coding sequence ATGTCGACGGACGTGACCTCCGCGCAAGACGCCCCGCGCCCGACCTGGCGGGCACGGGTGAGACAGATCGGCCCCGGGATCATGGCCGCCGCCACCGGTGTGGGCGCCGGCGACCTCGTGGCGACGATGGTCGCGGGATCGCGCTACGGGTACGCGCTGTTCTGGGCGGTCATCCTCGGGACCGTCTTCAAGCTCGCGCTCGGTGAGGCCGTCGGTCGATGGCACCTCGGTTCCAACCGCACGATGCTCTCCGGGTGGCGAACCATCGGCCGTTGGATCATGGCCTACTTCGGCCTCTACATCGTCGTCTGGGGCTTCATCTACGGCGCCACCGCGATGTCGGCCTCGGCGTTGCCGCTCAACGCGCTGTTCCCGGTACTCGGTGTCGAGTACTGGGGGATCCTCTGCGGGCTCGCCGGGTTCGGCATCGTCTGGTTCGGGCGCTACGGCGTGCTCGAGAAGATCATGACCGCGCTCGTCGGAGTCATGTTCGTGACCGTGGTCGGCACCGCGATCCTCGTCGGCCCGAACTTCGCCGCGCTCGGTGCCGGAATGGTGCCCACGCTGCCGGACGGCTCCGTGGCCTACGTACTCGGCTTGATGGGCGGCGTCGGCGGAACCATCACGATGGCCGCCTATGGGTACTGGACGTTCGCCAAGGGGTGGCGCGCGCCGTCGTGGATCCCGTTCATGCGCACCGACAACGCGGTCGGCTACATCACCACGGGCATCTTCGTCATCGCGATGCTCGTCGTCGGGTCCGAGATGCTGCGGGGGCAGGCCCTCGTCGAGGGCGACACCGGACTGCTCATGCTCGGCGACGGGCTGGCCGCCGACTACGGCGAGTGGGCGCGGATCCCGTTCCTCGTCGGGTTCTTCTCCGTCGCGTTCAGTTCCGTCATCGGCGTGTGGAACGGCGTGAGCCTGCTGTTCGCCGACTGGTGGCGCACGTGGAACCTGCCGAAGGACGCCCCGCCGGAGTCCGCGGGCGACTACGACCAGAAGGCCGGGCAGGCCAGCACCTCCTACCGGGTTTACCTGCTGTGGCTGACGTTCCCGCCGATGTTCCTGCTCTTCCTCGGCAAGCCGTTCCAGCTGACGATCGTCTACGGGGTGCTCGGGGCGCTGTTCATGCCGTTCCTGGCGGGAACCCTGCTCTACCTGCTCAACTCGAAGACGTTGATGCCCGCCGCGCACCGCTCACGGTGGCTGTCGAACACGCTGCTCGTGCTGTGCCTGGCGCTGTTCGTCTACGTCGCAGGCACCGAGATCGTGGACGCCGTCTCAGGCGACTGA
- a CDS encoding ribose-phosphate diphosphokinase — protein sequence MSATPKKSLKLFSGTSHPELAEEVAKELDVTVTPQAAYKFANGEIFVRYDESVRGCDAFVVQSHCAPLNDGIMEQLVMIDALKRASAKRITAVLPFYGYARQDKKHKGREPISARLIADLFKTAGADRIMTIDLHTDQIQGFFDGPVDHLFAQKMLAGYIRDTYEDERITVVSPDSGRVRVAEKWADDLGGTPLAFIHKTRDPSKPNQVVANRVVGDVEGRLCILVDDMIDTGGTITKATEQLLEAGAKDVIIAATHAVLSGPAAERLENCGAKEVVLTNTLPIPDEHRFANLHVLSIAPLVAQAVQQVFEDGSVTSLFDGQA from the coding sequence ATGTCTGCGACTCCGAAGAAGAGCCTCAAGCTCTTCTCGGGTACCAGTCACCCGGAACTCGCCGAGGAAGTCGCCAAGGAGCTCGACGTCACCGTCACTCCGCAGGCGGCCTACAAGTTCGCCAACGGCGAGATCTTCGTGCGCTACGACGAGTCCGTGCGCGGCTGCGACGCCTTCGTCGTGCAGTCGCACTGTGCCCCGCTCAACGACGGGATCATGGAACAGCTCGTCATGATCGACGCGTTGAAGCGGGCCAGCGCCAAGCGGATCACCGCCGTTCTCCCGTTCTACGGCTACGCTCGGCAGGACAAGAAGCACAAGGGCCGCGAGCCGATCTCGGCGCGGCTGATCGCCGACCTGTTCAAGACGGCGGGTGCGGACCGGATCATGACGATCGACCTGCACACCGACCAGATCCAGGGTTTCTTCGACGGCCCGGTGGACCACCTGTTCGCGCAGAAGATGCTGGCGGGCTACATCCGGGACACCTACGAGGACGAGCGGATCACCGTGGTCTCGCCGGACTCCGGCCGGGTGCGCGTCGCCGAGAAGTGGGCCGACGATCTCGGGGGCACGCCGCTGGCGTTCATCCACAAGACCCGGGACCCCAGCAAGCCGAACCAGGTCGTCGCCAACCGCGTGGTCGGTGACGTCGAGGGACGGCTGTGCATCCTCGTCGACGACATGATCGACACCGGCGGCACGATCACCAAGGCGACCGAGCAGCTGCTCGAGGCGGGTGCGAAGGACGTCATCATCGCGGCCACGCACGCGGTGCTGTCCGGTCCCGCGGCGGAGCGGTTGGAGAACTGCGGTGCCAAGGAGGTCGTGCTGACCAACACGCTGCCGATCCCGGATGAGCACCGGTTCGCGAATCTGCACGTGTTGTCGATCGCGCCGCTGGTCGCGCAGGCCGTCCAGCAGGTGTTCGAGGACGGCTCGGTGACGAGCCTCTTCGACGGCCAAGCCTGA
- the glmU gene encoding bifunctional UDP-N-acetylglucosamine diphosphorylase/glucosamine-1-phosphate N-acetyltransferase GlmU, giving the protein MLQGATAPSSTEASAPVSAIVLAAGEGTRMRSATPKVLHPIAGRSLVEHAVRAVAGVDPEDLVVVVGHGRDAVTDHLSAVAKDLDRKVRTVVQEQQNGTGHAVACGSSELSHAGRGTVLVSYGDVPLLDADTFRALLAEHHDSGNAVTVLSAVVDDPTGYGRLERDDSGTVLGIVEQKDATPEQATITEINSGVYAFDAAVLENALSRLSTDNAQGELYLTDVLSIARADDRRVGALVCADTWLVEGVNDRVQLARLGAEMNRRLLLTHMRAGVTFVDPASVWLDCDVELARDVVVEPGVQLRAGTTVGEGAVVGPDSTLTACRVGTGASVVRSHADSAVIGENASVGPFAYLRPNTRLAGEAKVGTFVETKSADIGTGTKVPHLTYVGDATIGEHSNIGASSVFVNYDGVAKHHTVIGSHSRTGADNMFVAPVEVGDGAYTAAGSVIVEDVPPGAMAVARGRQRTIEGWVAKRRAGTAADQAAQRALGEDKNSNDTRDDR; this is encoded by the coding sequence ATGCTCCAGGGCGCGACCGCCCCGTCCAGTACCGAGGCGTCCGCCCCGGTCAGCGCGATCGTGCTGGCCGCGGGAGAAGGCACCCGGATGCGCTCCGCGACCCCGAAGGTGCTGCACCCGATCGCCGGTCGCTCGCTGGTCGAACACGCGGTGCGCGCCGTCGCCGGCGTCGACCCGGAGGACCTCGTCGTGGTCGTCGGGCACGGGCGGGACGCCGTCACCGACCACCTCAGCGCCGTCGCGAAGGACCTCGACCGGAAGGTCCGCACCGTCGTCCAGGAGCAGCAGAACGGCACCGGTCACGCCGTGGCGTGCGGTTCGAGTGAGCTCTCCCACGCGGGGCGGGGCACCGTGCTCGTCAGCTACGGCGACGTGCCGCTGCTCGACGCCGACACCTTCCGTGCGCTGCTGGCCGAGCACCACGACTCCGGCAACGCGGTCACCGTCCTGTCCGCCGTCGTTGACGACCCGACGGGGTACGGCCGTCTCGAACGGGACGATTCGGGCACGGTGCTGGGCATCGTCGAACAGAAGGACGCCACCCCGGAACAGGCGACGATCACCGAGATCAACTCCGGTGTGTACGCCTTCGACGCGGCCGTCCTCGAGAACGCGCTCAGCCGCCTGTCGACGGACAACGCCCAGGGCGAGCTGTATCTCACCGACGTCCTCTCCATCGCCCGCGCCGACGACAGGCGGGTCGGTGCGCTGGTGTGCGCCGACACGTGGCTGGTGGAAGGTGTCAACGACCGTGTGCAGCTGGCGCGCCTCGGTGCTGAGATGAACCGGCGGCTGCTGCTGACGCACATGCGTGCCGGCGTGACGTTCGTCGACCCGGCATCGGTCTGGCTGGACTGCGACGTGGAGCTGGCGCGCGACGTAGTCGTCGAACCGGGCGTACAGCTGCGGGCGGGCACCACCGTCGGCGAGGGCGCCGTCGTCGGCCCGGACAGCACGCTGACCGCATGTCGTGTCGGCACGGGCGCCTCCGTGGTGCGCAGCCACGCCGACTCCGCGGTGATCGGCGAGAACGCGAGCGTCGGCCCGTTCGCCTACCTGCGGCCGAACACGCGCCTCGCCGGCGAGGCGAAGGTCGGCACGTTCGTCGAGACGAAAAGCGCCGACATCGGCACCGGCACGAAGGTGCCGCATCTGACCTACGTCGGTGATGCGACCATCGGCGAACACAGCAACATCGGTGCCTCGTCGGTGTTCGTCAACTACGACGGGGTCGCCAAGCATCACACGGTGATCGGATCGCACTCCAGAACGGGAGCCGACAACATGTTCGTCGCACCCGTCGAGGTTGGCGACGGTGCCTACACCGCAGCCGGTTCGGTCATCGTCGAGGATGTCCCCCCGGGCGCGATGGCGGTCGCGCGCGGGAGGCAACGCACCATCGAAGGCTGGGTGGCCAAGCGCCGCGCAGGAACCGCCGCCGACCAAGCCGCCCAACGTGCGCTTGGTGAGGACAAGAACAGCAACGACACGCGTGACGACCGATGA
- a CDS encoding GGDEF domain-containing protein, whose amino-acid sequence MAAVLVTTAVLTVEDVDRGCVPLREDEVDLRKEPETTLHEVSDAWLVGRARELNAMGQHSDPHRQHATLREADGLLAEAQRRGEPRVVAQLVRHCATMRLAIPELVETADPLLDELLAHTKKHGLQVLEADARALRGRRSLLGGNEDTALSEIASALAMLDVELVPDSTLGRRSWERLLATALVDIGLVLAQIGVFGEADKVMASAHHRIRESGGPHEIAAHLINRCRMLIGWGLRLERTGQHDEAAARFRTASAIAVAAEGPWRESLFPRTADRPAAEQMPVLGVAHAFTKPDAEHLDRLDLLRGLDTGGLAREKIIVVIALCRCLVASGRADEAASVLARTVKEFSEDTSEPSLRISLLREYAQVPGLAEDTRAEALRAYGQALEAELGAMRQTREVTLESRLEHHRLTRRHNAITQQALHDPLTGLPNRRALDDKLDALREDSSAHPLSVGLVDLDGFKEVNDERSHAEGDDVLRVVAGTLRDALRTDDLVARYGGDEFVVLLPGATLASAEAALARAVDAVANTPRALSHGVTLSIGVVSMRPQESPPQVLARADAAMYQAKREGGNRVSAFTTGVGATADSHDPWTPPERL is encoded by the coding sequence GTGGCGGCCGTTCTGGTCACCACGGCCGTGCTGACCGTCGAGGACGTCGACAGGGGGTGTGTGCCGCTGCGCGAGGACGAGGTCGACCTGCGCAAGGAACCGGAAACCACGCTCCACGAGGTCTCGGACGCGTGGCTGGTGGGGCGTGCCCGGGAACTCAACGCGATGGGTCAGCACAGCGACCCGCACCGCCAGCACGCGACCCTTCGCGAGGCCGACGGACTGCTCGCCGAGGCGCAGCGACGCGGCGAACCCCGCGTCGTCGCCCAACTGGTCCGGCACTGCGCGACGATGCGGCTGGCCATCCCCGAGCTCGTCGAGACGGCCGACCCGCTGCTCGACGAGCTGCTGGCACACACCAAGAAGCACGGCCTGCAGGTGCTCGAGGCGGACGCCCGCGCACTGCGCGGCCGGCGCTCGCTGCTCGGCGGCAACGAGGACACCGCGCTCAGCGAGATCGCCAGCGCTCTGGCGATGCTCGACGTCGAACTGGTCCCGGACTCCACCCTCGGACGCCGCTCATGGGAGCGGCTGTTGGCGACCGCACTCGTCGACATCGGGCTGGTGTTGGCGCAGATCGGTGTCTTCGGCGAGGCCGACAAGGTCATGGCCAGCGCCCATCACCGCATCCGGGAGAGCGGCGGGCCGCACGAGATCGCCGCGCACCTGATCAACCGTTGCCGGATGCTGATCGGCTGGGGCCTACGACTGGAACGCACCGGTCAGCACGACGAGGCCGCCGCGCGGTTCCGCACCGCATCCGCCATCGCCGTCGCCGCCGAGGGCCCGTGGCGCGAGTCGCTGTTCCCACGGACGGCGGACCGCCCCGCCGCCGAGCAGATGCCGGTGCTCGGCGTCGCCCACGCGTTCACGAAACCGGACGCCGAGCATCTCGACCGCCTCGACCTGCTGCGCGGCCTCGACACCGGCGGGCTCGCCCGCGAGAAGATCATCGTGGTGATCGCCCTCTGCCGCTGTCTGGTGGCCTCCGGGCGGGCGGACGAAGCAGCGAGTGTGCTCGCGCGCACCGTCAAGGAGTTCTCCGAGGACACCTCCGAACCGTCGCTGCGCATCTCGTTGCTTCGCGAGTACGCCCAGGTCCCCGGGCTTGCGGAGGACACGCGGGCGGAGGCGCTGCGAGCGTACGGGCAGGCGCTGGAGGCCGAGCTCGGGGCGATGCGGCAGACCAGGGAAGTCACCCTCGAGTCGCGGCTCGAGCACCACCGGCTCACCCGGCGGCACAACGCGATCACGCAGCAGGCGTTGCACGATCCCCTCACCGGACTGCCGAACCGGCGCGCGCTGGACGACAAGCTCGACGCGCTCCGGGAGGACTCGTCCGCTCATCCCCTCTCGGTCGGGCTCGTGGACCTCGACGGTTTCAAGGAAGTCAACGACGAGCGCTCGCACGCCGAGGGCGACGACGTGCTCCGCGTCGTCGCGGGCACCCTGCGCGACGCACTGCGTACCGACGACCTGGTGGCCCGCTACGGCGGTGACGAGTTCGTGGTGCTGCTGCCGGGCGCGACGCTGGCCTCCGCGGAAGCGGCTCTGGCCCGCGCCGTGGACGCGGTGGCGAACACGCCCCGCGCACTCTCCCACGGAGTGACGCTGTCCATCGGCGTGGTGTCCATGCGCCCGCAGGAATCGCCGCCGCAGGTCCTCGCTCGCGCCGACGCCGCGATGTACCAGGCGAAACGCGAGGGCGGAAACCGCGTCTCCGCGTTCACGACGGGAGTCGGCGCGACCGCGGACAGCCACGACCCGTGGACGCCGCCGGAGCGGCTGTGA